In Penaeus chinensis breed Huanghai No. 1 chromosome 2, ASM1920278v2, whole genome shotgun sequence, the following proteins share a genomic window:
- the LOC125035151 gene encoding craniofacial development protein 2-like, producing the protein MCPGLSPNIQQVDDARKTAVIDRELSRLGVDIACLQETRLADSGTLREKSYTFFWKGKPPEEPRQHGVGFAIKNTLMTSIEPPSAGTERILTLRLSTSFGSATIISVYAPTLYSTPEDKDQFYGALDDIISQTPSTDMLYLLGDFNARVGADHEAWLSCLGAYGRGKINDNGQRLLELCCYHGLCVTNTFPCKEIDQVSWRHPRSRHWHQLDLVLTRRKDLASVLLTRTYHSADCDTDHSLVASKEDTSQQEERTGHASTPAMPETPLRCRAS; encoded by the coding sequence ATGTGTCCCGGCCTCTCCCCCAACATCCAACAGGTTGATGATGCCAGGAAAACAGCTGTCATCGACAGAGAGCTCTCTCGGCTAGGTGTAGACATTGCATGCTTGCAGGAGACGAGGCTTGCAGACAGTGGCACCCTCAGAGAAAAGAGCTACACCTTCTTCTGGAAAGGTAAACCCCCTGAAGAACCCCGCCAGCATGGTGTCGGTTTTGCCATAAAGAACACACTGATGACCTCCATCGAGCCCCCTTCAGCAGGCACAGAGAGAATTCTGACCCTCCGCCTGTCCACGTCTTTCGGCTCAGCCACCATCATCAGTGTGTACGCGCCCACGCTGTACTCTACCCCTGAGGATAAGGACCAGTTTTATGGTGCCCTGGATGATATCATATCCCAAACCCCCAGCACTGACATGCTTTACCTccttggcgacttcaacgccagAGTGGGAGCTGACCACGAGGCTTGGCTCTCCTGTCTCGGTGCCTATGGACGCGGGAAGATAAATGACAATGGCCAGCGTCTGCTAGAGCTGTGCTGCTACCACGGCCTATGCGTCACCAACACCTTCCCGTGCAAAGAAATCGATCAGGTCTCCTGGAGACATCCTCGTTCACGCCACTGGCACCAGCTCGACTTGGTATTGACCAGACGCAAGGACCTTGCTAGCGTCCTCCTCACCCGTACCTACCACAGTGCTGACTGCGACACTGACCATTCCCTCGTCGCCAGTAAGGAAGATACATCACAGCAAGAAGAGCGGACAGGCCACGCGTCAACACCTGCAATGCCAGAAACCCCCTTAAGATGCAGGGCTTCCTGA